From Pleuronectes platessa chromosome 17, fPlePla1.1, whole genome shotgun sequence, one genomic window encodes:
- the si:ch211-63o20.7 gene encoding serine/threonine-protein kinase pdik1l-B-like, giving the protein MEELYTLEKEVGRGSYGVVFEGHVVKTGQKVAIKRLPCSNPECIELYLQELWAMRATAKNHINVIALHSCLLQTGPRSLKPLKPGKLPLRLVESVLKGSVVGAAQSQERIHAQATAMKRTYSLSRLQDRTNTVQVRPKLQDTTKSNASDATTPQRPQNQARKRRAQSEGEQPGPLRCLALWLVMEYCDGGDLNQYLLSRPPDAQRNHSVVRQLCRAVAFLHGLGITHRDLKPDNVLVCVTSKGPVVKVADFGLSKMSEGLVDGVENMQHFSSTCGSDFYMAPEVWGGLTYTAQADIFSLGVMFWAVLERITFLQEGTTQEQLGAYVCKGRSGWLMPLGEALWENADLQLCIPMKFKRAPPLPPPPGPSTCTLLLELLASNPDARPPADQLEARVRSALKEDSH; this is encoded by the exons ATGGAGGAGCTCTACACTTTAGAGAAGGAGGTAGGACGAGGCAGCTATGGCGTGGTCTTTGAGGGACATGTGGTCAAAACAGGACAGAAGGTGGCCATTAAGCGGCTGCCCTGCAGCAACCCGGAGTGCATCGAGCTCTACCTGCAAGAGCTGTGGGCCATGAGAGCCACAGCCAAGAACCACATCAACGTCATTGCACTCCACAGCTGTCTCCTGCAGACAGGCCCCAGAAGCTTGAAGCCCCTGAAACCAGGGAAACTGCCTCTACGTCTGGTTGAGAGCGTGCTGAAGGGCAGTGTGGTGGGAGCAGCACAGAGTCAGGAAAGGATTCACGCCCAGGCGACCGCCATGAAGAGGACGTATTCTCTCTCCAGGCTTCAGGACAGGACCAACACTGTCCAGGTCAGGCCTAAGCTCCAGGACACAACCAAATCAAATGCATCTGATGCTACAACCCCGCAACGGCCTCAAAACCAAGCCAGAAAGAGACGGGCCCAGAGCGAGGGGGAGCAGCCGGGACCCCTGCGATGCCTGGCCCTGTGGCTCGTGATGGAGTACTGTGACGGGGGCGACTTGAATCAGTACCTGCTCTCCAGGCCGCCAGATGCCCAGCGTAACCACAGTGTGGTGCGACAGCTTTGCCGAGCTGTGGCCTTCCTGCATGGCCTTGGCATCACCCATCGAGACCTGAAGCCTGACAATGTGCTGGTCTGTGTCACATCAAAAGGCCCTGTCGTCAAG GTGGCAGACTTTGGTCTGAGCAAGATGAGTGAAGGTCTGGTGGACGGGGTTGAAAACATGCAGCACTTCTCATCCACCTGTGGCTCCGACTTTTACATGGCTCCAGAGGTGTGGGGTGGACTGACTTACACGGCCCAGGCGGACATCTTCTCGCTAGGTGTGATGTTCTGGGCGGTTCTGGAAAGAATCACATTTCTGCAAGAAGGGACCACACAGGAACAGCTGG GCGCCTACGTGTGTAAGGGTCGCTCGGGCTGGTTGATGCCGCTGGGGGAAGCCTTGTGGGAGAACGCCGACCTCCAGCTGTGTATCCCAATGAAGTTTAAGAGAGCGCCCCCGCTGCCACCCCCTCCCGGTCCATCTACGTGCACTCTGCTTTTAGAATTGCTCGCCTCAAACCCGGATGCCCGGCCCCCGGCAGACCAGCTGGAGGCCAGAGTGCGATCCGCTCTCAAAGAGGACTCCCACTGA